In Vicingaceae bacterium, the following proteins share a genomic window:
- a CDS encoding 4-hydroxybenzoate octaprenyltransferase produces the protein MAGQNNFMIKHYLSLVKFSHTVFALPFAFIGFFMGVNDISSTVPTKLLLLVILCMIFARSAAMAFNRYLDRDIDAMNPRTANTREIPKGIIKPRQALIFTIINVLLFIATTYFINKVCFYLSPIALLIILGYSYTKRFTSLCHIILGIGLGLAPAGAYLAVNPEFSPPVFFISLAVICWVSGFDIIYSLQDEEFDRKYNLYSIPSMIGKKNALTVSRLLHTLSIILLTWAGLIYKDFQLIYYTGVLIFGILLMYQQSIVKHDDLSRVNHAFFTVNGIASVIFSIFVITELLT, from the coding sequence TTGGCCGGTCAAAATAATTTTATGATTAAGCATTATTTGTCGTTGGTAAAATTTAGCCATACGGTATTTGCCCTTCCATTTGCATTTATTGGATTTTTTATGGGGGTTAACGATATTTCTTCGACAGTGCCCACAAAACTTCTTTTGTTGGTTATTCTTTGTATGATTTTTGCCAGAAGTGCAGCCATGGCGTTCAATCGCTATCTCGACAGGGATATAGATGCAATGAATCCTCGCACGGCAAACACAAGAGAAATTCCTAAAGGCATTATCAAACCACGTCAAGCTTTGATATTTACGATAATAAATGTTTTGTTGTTTATCGCCACCACTTATTTTATCAATAAAGTATGTTTTTATTTATCGCCGATAGCTTTATTGATTATTTTAGGTTATAGTTATACCAAAAGATTCACATCATTATGCCATATAATATTGGGAATAGGATTAGGACTAGCCCCGGCAGGTGCCTACCTGGCCGTTAATCCCGAATTTTCTCCACCGGTATTTTTCATTTCATTGGCTGTCATTTGTTGGGTTAGCGGGTTCGATATTATATATTCTTTGCAAGACGAAGAGTTTGACAGAAAATATAACCTATATTCTATTCCTTCCATGATTGGAAAAAAAAATGCTCTGACCGTTTCTCGATTATTGCATACACTCTCTATCATTTTATTAACTTGGGCAGGGCTGATTTATAAAGACTTTCAATTGATCTATTACACCGGCGTTTTAATTTTTGGGATTCTTTTGATGTATCAACAATCCATTGTCAAACATGACGATTTAAGCCGTGTCAATCATGCTTTTTTTACTGTTAATGGAATAGCTTCGGTAATTTTTTCCATTTTTGTGATTACAGAACTATTAACATAA
- the yjhB gene encoding MFS transporter, whose protein sequence is MNKNRHIALIIVASLGYFVDIYDLILFNVVKKESLEFLFPAYDSRTINDIAIQLFNWQMTGMMIGGLIWGILGDKKGRLSVLFGSILMYSLANIVNAFTVDVTTYAIVRFIAGVGLAGELGAGITLVAETMTKENRGYGTMIIVTFGALGAVAAAMIGNQGGIWAQWIDANLGIMLQGWQIAYIVGGIMGILLLILRISTYESTMFLKITQLQNVQKGNFFMLFNNWQRFKKYLYCILTGVPIWYVIGLLVANSQAIFAPDLNIRGEVNNGVALMYSYIGLSVGDLISGLLSQWMKSRKKVVIIYLLFTLALTIYFLFFMREATSDLYYIVCFLLGVATGYWAIFVTVASEQFGTNIRSTVTNTVPNFVRGSVPLIMWIFGISMHWLNNSIISAFIVGLICIGSAFYSAIHLDETFGKDLNYIEK, encoded by the coding sequence ATGAACAAAAACCGGCATATTGCGCTGATAATTGTCGCATCTTTAGGATATTTTGTAGACATCTACGATTTGATTTTATTCAATGTAGTAAAAAAGGAAAGCCTGGAATTTTTATTTCCTGCTTATGATTCAAGGACAATCAACGACATTGCCATTCAACTTTTTAATTGGCAAATGACCGGCATGATGATCGGTGGCTTAATTTGGGGGATATTGGGAGATAAAAAAGGACGGTTGTCTGTGCTTTTTGGCTCTATTTTGATGTATTCCCTGGCAAATATCGTCAATGCTTTTACAGTGGATGTAACGACGTATGCTATTGTAAGATTTATTGCCGGAGTGGGGCTGGCCGGTGAACTTGGGGCAGGTATTACGCTTGTTGCCGAAACCATGACAAAAGAAAACAGAGGGTATGGCACCATGATTATTGTAACATTTGGGGCGCTTGGTGCAGTGGCTGCTGCTATGATAGGAAATCAAGGCGGAATTTGGGCACAATGGATCGATGCTAACCTGGGAATTATGCTTCAGGGTTGGCAAATTGCATATATTGTTGGGGGAATCATGGGCATCCTCTTGCTGATTTTAAGAATCAGCACTTATGAATCTACTATGTTTTTAAAAATTACCCAACTTCAGAATGTCCAAAAAGGCAACTTCTTTATGCTATTCAACAATTGGCAAAGGTTTAAAAAATATCTTTATTGTATATTGACCGGTGTGCCCATTTGGTATGTAATTGGTTTGTTGGTTGCCAATTCTCAGGCAATCTTTGCTCCCGATCTCAATATCCGTGGTGAAGTTAACAATGGTGTTGCATTGATGTATAGTTATATTGGCTTATCGGTCGGAGATCTGATTTCAGGATTATTAAGCCAATGGATGAAGAGTCGCAAAAAAGTTGTGATCATTTATTTGTTATTCACACTGGCTCTTACGATCTATTTTTTGTTTTTTATGCGTGAAGCCACTTCGGATTTATATTATATTGTGTGTTTTCTATTAGGAGTGGCCACCGGCTATTGGGCTATTTTTGTCACGGTGGCTTCAGAACAATTCGGCACCAATATTCGTTCAACCGTCACAAATACGGTTCCAAATTTTGTCAGAGGATCTGTGCCTTTGATTATGTGGATTTTCGGAATTTCTATGCATTGGCTGAATAATTCAATCATTAGTGCATTTATTGTGGGGCTAATTTGTATAGGTTCGGCATTTTATTCTGCCATACATTTGGACGAAACATTCGGCAAAGATCTCAACTATATTGAAAAATAA
- a CDS encoding AMP-binding protein, translating to MIYTLFQHRNTCPHFETYAAMLAGYLGGFVLVPLSFTNSYDRDRLILSNIPAKLVLTAEKTYEGIVNIDLHSISTSKLYSFPSVEDIDFYDPVLVLHTSGSTGLPKGACLSYANLWAYLMHFSNNFGSSFTYDDLFLQMFDLGFDFSLQHYLLGWITATPVLVVENYNLKFVEILRLLKKYPVTMSGFPPSFLRFCRPFVNREAFSSVKYAVFSSEALLIDDLQVAKKLFPAARMDNQYGPTECTVTVTSYNHLEKINQPAEYQNIISIGRPYQNNVIYIVDENLKPLANGEKGEIVIAGPQVATYGYLNSSASENKFVKMQTEGGGVVDAYRTGDSGYFNEESLLMYTGRIDFQIKMNGYRIDPAEMEGMFRKHYPGINVVVLKHTRSNLGDCLAFVIENVESQYINSIKENLLNIVPRHFQPIEVYAISQFPLNANGKTDRSEILRLLNLKSNE from the coding sequence TTGATTTACACTCTATTTCAACATCGAAATACCTGCCCGCATTTTGAAACGTATGCCGCTATGTTGGCCGGATATTTGGGAGGTTTTGTATTAGTTCCCTTATCATTTACAAATTCGTATGACAGAGATAGGTTAATTCTTTCAAACATACCTGCCAAACTTGTCCTGACAGCCGAAAAAACATATGAAGGCATTGTAAATATTGATTTACACTCTATTTCAACATCAAAATTATATTCTTTTCCTTCCGTAGAGGATATAGATTTTTATGATCCGGTTTTGGTTTTGCACACATCCGGTTCAACAGGTTTGCCCAAAGGCGCCTGTTTGTCTTATGCCAATTTATGGGCTTATTTGATGCACTTTTCTAATAATTTTGGCAGTTCATTTACATACGACGATCTTTTTCTACAAATGTTTGATTTGGGATTCGATTTTTCTTTGCAACATTATTTATTGGGATGGATTACTGCGACACCTGTATTGGTTGTCGAAAATTACAATCTGAAATTTGTTGAAATATTGCGGTTGCTAAAGAAATATCCCGTGACTATGTCGGGGTTCCCGCCGTCTTTCTTGCGTTTTTGCAGGCCTTTTGTCAACCGTGAAGCGTTTTCTTCCGTCAAATATGCCGTTTTCTCTTCTGAAGCTCTTTTGATCGATGATTTGCAGGTAGCAAAAAAACTTTTTCCTGCAGCAAGAATGGACAATCAATATGGTCCGACAGAATGTACTGTTACTGTTACATCTTACAATCATCTTGAAAAGATAAACCAACCTGCCGAATACCAAAACATTATTAGTATCGGCAGACCTTATCAAAATAATGTCATTTATATAGTGGACGAAAATCTTAAACCTCTTGCCAACGGTGAGAAAGGTGAAATCGTTATCGCCGGTCCACAAGTTGCAACTTACGGCTATCTTAATTCATCTGCGAGTGAAAATAAATTTGTCAAGATGCAAACAGAAGGGGGAGGTGTTGTAGATGCCTATCGGACAGGTGATTCAGGTTACTTCAATGAGGAGAGTTTGTTGATGTATACAGGTAGAATCGATTTTCAAATCAAGATGAATGGATATAGAATTGATCCTGCAGAAATGGAGGGAATGTTCAGAAAGCACTATCCGGGTATTAATGTTGTAGTATTAAAACATACAAGATCAAATTTAGGCGATTGTTTGGCTTTTGTGATTGAGAATGTTGAATCGCAGTATATAAATTCAATCAAGGAGAATCTTTTGAATATTGTTCCACGGCATTTCCAACCGATAGAAGTTTATGCAATTAGCCAATTTCCTCTCAATGCAAATGGAAAAACTGACAGATCAGAAATCCTGAGGTTGTTAAATTTAAAGAGCAATGAATGA
- the wbpI gene encoding UDP-2,3-diacetamido-2,3-dideoxy-D-glucuronate 2-epimerase produces the protein MALKILTIVGARPQFVKAAVLSRQFAQYPDKINEIIVHTGQHFDVNMSDIFFQEMNIPQPDYHLEINSLSHGAMTGRMIEEIEKVIIKEKPDWVLVYGDTNSTLAGALAAVKLHVKVAHVEAGLRSFNMKMPEEINRILTDRISNALFCPTDTAIQNLKNEGFEHFPTEIIKSGDVMQDAAMYYAGKLNERQLSLPPLPDQFILCTLHRAENTDEPERLKNLVEALNHIHQNDYPVVIPLHPRTRNKISQSGLVLKTMVLEPVGYFEMLFLLKHCTLVMTDSGGLQKEAFFFSKNCVTLRDQTEWIELIDGGYNILAGADKQKIISAVNLMLSKDNNFDVDLYGKGKAGQLIANYFLKQCG, from the coding sequence ATGGCATTAAAAATATTGACAATAGTGGGAGCAAGGCCACAATTCGTTAAAGCAGCGGTTTTAAGCAGGCAGTTTGCACAGTATCCCGATAAAATTAACGAAATTATCGTACACACCGGTCAACATTTTGATGTGAATATGAGTGATATTTTTTTTCAAGAGATGAACATACCTCAACCGGATTACCATTTAGAAATAAATTCTTTATCACATGGTGCAATGACCGGTCGTATGATCGAAGAAATAGAAAAAGTAATCATAAAAGAAAAGCCCGATTGGGTATTGGTTTATGGAGATACCAATTCTACCTTGGCGGGGGCCTTGGCTGCCGTTAAGCTGCATGTTAAAGTAGCTCATGTAGAAGCAGGTTTGCGAAGCTTTAATATGAAGATGCCCGAAGAAATCAATAGAATATTGACAGATAGAATCTCTAATGCCTTGTTTTGTCCAACTGATACGGCAATACAAAATTTAAAAAACGAAGGCTTCGAACATTTCCCAACTGAAATTATAAAATCTGGCGATGTGATGCAGGATGCAGCGATGTATTACGCCGGAAAGCTTAACGAAAGACAATTGTCATTACCTCCTCTTCCTGATCAATTTATTTTGTGCACGCTTCATAGGGCTGAAAATACAGATGAGCCTGAAAGATTAAAAAACCTGGTGGAGGCATTAAATCATATCCATCAGAATGACTATCCGGTGGTTATTCCATTGCACCCACGTACCAGAAATAAAATTTCGCAGTCCGGTTTGGTTTTAAAAACAATGGTTTTGGAACCTGTGGGGTATTTTGAAATGCTATTTCTTTTAAAACATTGCACATTGGTGATGACAGACAGTGGAGGTCTACAAAAAGAAGCATTTTTCTTTTCCAAAAATTGTGTTACTCTCCGGGATCAAACGGAATGGATAGAATTGATTGATGGTGGTTATAATATATTGGCCGGAGCGGATAAGCAAAAAATTATTTCGGCGGTGAATTTAATGTTGTCAAAAGACAATAATTTTGATGTGGATTTATATGGAAAGGGTAAGGCCGGTCAATTGATTGCCAATTATTTTTTAAAACAATGCGGATAA
- a CDS encoding glycosyltransferase WbuB — translation MKILVITQYFPPETGAPQNRLFELFDRLAKKGIHVDVITAMPNYPEGKIFEGYKGKFFLKEKLGSLNVYRSYIYATRSKSVVKRLLNYFSFVFTSILAASKTGKNYDFVFCESPPLFLGISAYIISRVKKAKLIFNVSDLWPESAEKLKIVTNPLLLKISYKLEAFLYKKSCLVTGQTQGIVENVKSRFPEKQVYWLPNGSDLNFFDPDLPYANLRSEWQIPDIAFVVAYAGIMGHAQGLEVIIKAAKRLQSRKDIYFVMLGTGPLLEDLKQMAADFQLHNVKFLPLIPKEKMPTFLANINAAVVPLKKLPLFEGAIPSKIFENLAMEKPVILGVEGEAKKLFVDQARAAIAFEPENDADLANVVEYLVDHPDICKKMGQNGRQYVLQHFNRDKIAMNFLNTLNKL, via the coding sequence ATGAAAATACTGGTTATCACGCAATATTTTCCACCTGAAACAGGTGCTCCGCAGAACAGATTGTTTGAGTTGTTTGACCGTTTGGCAAAAAAAGGTATACATGTGGATGTCATTACTGCCATGCCCAACTATCCTGAAGGGAAGATTTTTGAAGGATACAAAGGAAAATTCTTTCTAAAAGAAAAACTTGGCTCCTTAAATGTTTATCGGTCTTATATTTATGCCACACGCTCCAAAAGTGTTGTAAAACGCTTGTTAAACTACTTTTCTTTTGTTTTTACATCGATATTGGCTGCATCGAAAACCGGAAAAAATTACGATTTTGTATTTTGTGAATCTCCGCCTTTATTTTTGGGCATATCGGCGTACATTATATCCCGTGTTAAAAAAGCAAAATTGATTTTTAATGTATCTGACCTCTGGCCTGAAAGTGCCGAAAAACTCAAGATTGTTACCAATCCTTTATTGTTGAAAATATCCTACAAGCTCGAGGCATTTCTTTATAAAAAATCTTGTTTGGTTACAGGACAAACACAGGGTATTGTAGAAAACGTAAAGTCAAGATTTCCTGAAAAGCAGGTGTATTGGTTGCCCAACGGTTCGGATTTAAATTTTTTTGATCCTGATCTCCCCTATGCCAATTTACGAAGTGAATGGCAAATTCCCGATATAGCTTTTGTGGTGGCATATGCAGGAATCATGGGACATGCTCAAGGGCTTGAAGTAATTATCAAAGCAGCAAAGAGATTGCAGAGCAGAAAAGACATTTATTTTGTCATGCTTGGCACCGGTCCGTTATTAGAAGACCTAAAGCAAATGGCTGCAGATTTTCAGTTGCATAATGTGAAATTTCTTCCGCTTATTCCAAAAGAAAAAATGCCAACTTTTTTGGCAAATATTAATGCGGCTGTCGTACCATTAAAAAAATTACCTTTGTTTGAAGGAGCCATTCCTTCTAAAATCTTTGAAAATCTTGCCATGGAAAAACCTGTAATTTTGGGCGTGGAAGGTGAGGCAAAAAAATTATTTGTTGATCAAGCCCGGGCGGCTATTGCTTTTGAACCTGAGAATGATGCTGATCTTGCAAATGTTGTAGAATATCTGGTAGATCATCCCGATATTTGCAAAAAAATGGGACAGAACGGAAGACAATATGTATTGCAACATTTTAACAGAGATAAAATAGCAATGAATTTTTTAAACACATTAAATAAATTGTGA
- a CDS encoding capsular polysaccharide biosynthesis protein, with product MKTLLLVAPCSPHTDNFLKIAKEIFREIVLITDNSPGVKYDNVIVETINYRTINPLKILRKIKYIQKIIRRYKPDIIHLLEITRLAWLVVRSNKKDKVPVVATPWGSDVLLMPKKNFLYRFLVYDTLKKVDYLTADTPLIIEEAKKMVSVKKCKVIFFPVECVENEKMAKEKIVYSNRLHYPLYNIDRVIRYFADWVKSDESNAWRLVIAATGSETESLKKLSENLGIEKYVTFTGWNGKEENLSWYRRSSVFISIPSSDGTSVSVLEALYHQCKVILSDLPANRYLEKIGCKVIFEEENTNPFSKLRYITDDDLQKNKNIIEKYASFDNIKRTWQETYQELKA from the coding sequence ATGAAAACTTTATTGTTAGTTGCACCTTGCTCTCCGCATACCGACAATTTTTTGAAAATTGCAAAAGAGATTTTCCGGGAAATCGTATTAATTACAGATAATTCCCCCGGTGTGAAATATGACAACGTGATTGTGGAAACAATCAATTATCGAACGATTAATCCATTGAAAATCTTGAGAAAAATAAAATATATTCAAAAAATTATCCGGCGTTACAAACCGGATATCATTCATTTATTGGAAATAACCCGCCTGGCCTGGTTGGTTGTCCGTTCTAATAAAAAAGATAAAGTGCCTGTTGTTGCTACCCCATGGGGAAGTGATGTTTTGTTGATGCCCAAAAAGAATTTTTTGTATAGATTTTTAGTGTATGATACTCTTAAAAAAGTTGATTATCTCACGGCCGATACTCCTTTGATTATAGAAGAAGCAAAAAAAATGGTATCTGTAAAGAAATGTAAAGTGATTTTTTTTCCGGTAGAATGTGTTGAAAATGAAAAAATGGCTAAAGAAAAAATCGTATATTCAAATCGTCTGCATTATCCATTGTATAATATCGACAGAGTCATCCGTTATTTCGCCGATTGGGTTAAATCTGACGAATCAAATGCGTGGAGATTGGTAATTGCTGCAACCGGAAGTGAAACGGAATCATTGAAGAAATTGTCTGAGAACCTTGGTATAGAAAAATATGTGACATTTACCGGTTGGAACGGCAAGGAAGAAAATCTGTCATGGTATAGGCGTTCTTCAGTGTTTATTTCAATACCATCGAGTGATGGCACATCCGTGAGTGTGTTGGAAGCCTTGTATCATCAGTGCAAAGTTATTTTGAGTGATTTGCCTGCAAATCGTTATCTTGAGAAGATAGGTTGTAAAGTTATTTTTGAAGAAGAAAATACCAATCCTTTTAGCAAACTTCGGTATATTACAGATGATGATTTGCAAAAAAATAAAAATATAATTGAAAAATATGCTTCCTTTGATAACATTAAAAGAACCTGGCAAGAAACATATCAAGAATTGAAAGCATGA
- the murI gene encoding glutamate racemase codes for MKQKHPIGIFDSGIGGLTVAQSIRNLMPGEDLIYFGDTAHMPYGDKSDDSIKYYSIKISHFLLKQNVKAIVMACNTASALAFNVVREFVDNQVPVFNVIDPMVDFISKKYNTATKIGIIGTKATIRSKAYEQKLHQNGFQKVASLATPLLAPMIEEGFFNNNISRTIIHSYLGKRKLSGIKALVLACTHYPLIKKDIIDYYQGKVDVLDSADITAEFVQNALKKNNLLNTQQKQGKNEFYVSELTESFQKSSHLFFKSSFRLKEKNIWI; via the coding sequence ATGAAACAAAAACACCCTATAGGCATATTTGATTCGGGTATAGGAGGGCTGACGGTGGCCCAGTCCATTAGAAACCTTATGCCCGGGGAAGATTTGATTTATTTTGGAGATACAGCCCATATGCCATATGGCGATAAAAGTGATGATTCTATAAAATATTATTCTATAAAGATTTCTCATTTTTTATTAAAACAAAATGTAAAAGCCATCGTCATGGCATGTAATACTGCCTCGGCTTTGGCTTTTAATGTTGTGAGAGAGTTTGTGGATAATCAGGTTCCTGTTTTTAATGTTATTGATCCGATGGTTGATTTCATTTCAAAAAAATATAACACAGCAACAAAGATTGGTATCATTGGCACAAAAGCTACCATCCGTAGTAAAGCTTATGAGCAAAAATTACATCAAAATGGTTTCCAAAAAGTGGCTTCATTGGCCACACCTTTATTGGCTCCTATGATCGAAGAAGGTTTTTTTAACAATAACATTAGCCGTACGATAATACATTCTTACCTCGGTAAGAGAAAATTGAGCGGAATTAAAGCTCTTGTTTTAGCTTGTACTCATTATCCGTTAATTAAAAAAGACATTATTGACTACTATCAAGGAAAAGTAGATGTGCTGGATTCTGCAGATATTACAGCTGAATTTGTTCAAAACGCCTTGAAAAAAAATAATTTACTAAACACTCAACAAAAACAAGGGAAAAATGAATTTTATGTCAGTGAGCTGACAGAATCATTTCAAAAATCTTCTCATTTATTTTTCAAAAGTAGTTTCCGTTTGAAAGAAAAAAACATTTGGATCTGA
- a CDS encoding membrane protein: protein MKKFVTFLGLFLLMFGINAQSKIGYVDSEYILNQIPEFKQAQEELEKLSQEWQKQLEKKYAEIDQLYRNYQAEHVLLTEDMRRKREEEITRKEKEAKEFQKAKFGPDGELFKKRQELVQPIQDKIYNAIKDIASVDRLDIVFDKSSGATILYVNPKNDISDKVLKKLGVEVKDNN from the coding sequence ATGAAAAAATTTGTTACATTTCTGGGATTATTCTTATTAATGTTTGGCATCAATGCCCAAAGTAAAATTGGATATGTAGACAGCGAATACATTTTAAATCAAATCCCTGAATTTAAACAAGCGCAAGAAGAATTGGAAAAACTGTCGCAAGAATGGCAAAAACAATTGGAAAAAAAGTATGCCGAGATAGATCAATTGTATAGGAATTATCAAGCCGAACATGTATTGTTGACAGAAGATATGCGTAGAAAAAGAGAAGAAGAAATTACTCGCAAGGAAAAGGAAGCAAAAGAATTTCAAAAAGCAAAATTTGGTCCTGATGGCGAATTGTTCAAGAAAAGACAGGAATTGGTGCAACCTATTCAGGATAAAATATACAATGCAATAAAAGATATTGCCTCTGTAGACCGCCTGGATATTGTTTTTGATAAATCATCCGGTGCCACCATATTATATGTAAACCCCAAAAATGACATTAGCGACAAAGTGCTGAAAAAATTAGGGGTAGAAGTCAAGGATAATAACTAA
- a CDS encoding outer membrane protein assembly factor → MRQFKWVIFVLLVLTRIYTFAQIVIGDNKIDLSIPKEYEIGGVVFTGVDYMDVNALRIISGLSTGQKIVIPGKQLSDAIKNLWKQKLFAHIEVYLYRKDGDLVFLEFRLEERPRLSKFKITGVKKGEADDIREKIHLVRGRVLTDEVTIQVENTIKKHFIDKGYPQVKVDIRQEPDTTMKNHVMLFIHIKKGPRIKIKEIKIDGNEALSDRKIKRTMKKTKTNEWWTIFTISKFKPKLFEEDKEKIIAKYNEKGYRDARIVRDTVYMNPDKKTLTIEMTIYEGPRYYFRNIEFVGNTKYSDQELRTVLGIKKGDVYNQKQLETRLYMNPNGTDITSLYMDQGYLFFSLTPVEKKIENDSIDLEIRIYEGKQATVNKVYVRGNNKTNDHVIMREIRTKPGQLFSRSDIIRTQRELASLGYFDPEKLGVNPKPNPENGTVDIEYVVEEKPSDQIQLSGGFGGNQVVGNLGIVFTNFSTRNFFKKDAWRPLPSGDGQRLSVNAQSTGSWYQSYNISFTEPWLGGKKPNSLTLTAYHSVYTNGARKFLKDSLGQKYINPARQAMLVTGFVTGFGKRLKWPDDYFSLYLEANYAYYDLRNYTGAFIFSNGYTNNVNFTINLTRNSTDQPIYPKTGSMINLSFNFTPPYSYFRQDVNYGDLPLNKRFHMLEYHKWKIQGNWYVPLAGKLVLRTFTGWGFLGYYTKSIGIAPFERFYMGGSGLTNFQLDGREIIALRGYEDGALSPRTGASIATKYTAELRYPLSTNPNATIFVLSFAEAGNSWTRFKYFNPFQVYRSAGMGIRIFMPMFGLLGLDWGYRFDSVPGVHTSQSARGQLHFMIGTSLNGW, encoded by the coding sequence ATGCGACAATTTAAGTGGGTAATTTTTGTATTGTTGGTTTTAACCCGTATATATACCTTTGCGCAAATCGTCATTGGAGACAATAAAATAGATTTATCTATACCCAAAGAATATGAAATAGGGGGTGTGGTTTTTACCGGTGTGGATTATATGGATGTAAATGCATTACGTATCATAAGCGGGTTGAGTACCGGTCAAAAGATTGTAATACCCGGCAAACAATTGTCGGATGCCATTAAAAATCTTTGGAAACAAAAATTATTTGCACACATTGAGGTTTATTTATACCGCAAAGACGGAGACCTTGTGTTTCTTGAATTTCGCCTGGAAGAACGCCCAAGGTTAAGTAAATTTAAAATTACCGGAGTAAAAAAAGGCGAGGCAGATGATATTAGAGAAAAAATACATTTGGTAAGAGGCAGGGTGCTGACCGATGAGGTCACTATTCAGGTTGAAAACACAATCAAAAAACATTTTATTGATAAAGGATATCCGCAAGTGAAAGTGGACATACGTCAAGAGCCCGATACAACCATGAAAAATCATGTGATGTTATTTATACACATTAAAAAGGGACCAAGAATAAAAATTAAGGAAATAAAAATTGACGGCAATGAGGCTTTAAGTGACCGAAAGATAAAACGCACGATGAAAAAAACCAAAACTAACGAATGGTGGACAATATTTACTATATCCAAATTCAAGCCCAAATTGTTTGAAGAAGATAAAGAAAAAATCATAGCAAAATATAATGAAAAAGGATATAGGGATGCCCGGATTGTAAGGGATACGGTATATATGAATCCCGATAAGAAAACACTAACCATCGAAATGACCATTTATGAAGGGCCCAGGTATTATTTCAGAAATATTGAATTTGTCGGTAATACGAAATACTCAGATCAAGAACTTCGCACGGTTTTAGGCATCAAAAAAGGGGATGTTTATAATCAAAAACAATTAGAAACTCGACTTTATATGAATCCCAATGGTACGGATATTACTTCACTTTACATGGATCAGGGGTATTTGTTTTTTTCATTGACACCGGTCGAGAAAAAAATAGAAAATGATTCGATTGATTTGGAGATCAGGATTTATGAAGGCAAACAAGCTACCGTCAATAAAGTGTATGTGAGAGGTAATAACAAAACGAACGATCACGTAATCATGCGTGAAATACGCACCAAACCCGGACAATTGTTTAGCAGGTCTGATATTATCCGTACTCAAAGAGAACTTGCTTCATTGGGATATTTTGACCCTGAAAAATTGGGAGTAAATCCAAAACCCAATCCTGAAAATGGTACAGTGGACATAGAATATGTTGTAGAAGAAAAACCGAGTGATCAAATTCAATTATCCGGAGGTTTCGGAGGTAATCAAGTGGTAGGTAATTTAGGAATCGTATTTACCAATTTCTCAACCCGCAACTTTTTTAAAAAAGATGCATGGAGACCATTGCCATCCGGTGATGGCCAGCGTTTGAGCGTCAATGCACAAAGTACAGGTTCGTGGTATCAATCTTACAATATTTCATTTACAGAACCATGGCTGGGAGGCAAAAAACCCAATTCATTGACATTAACGGCTTATCATAGCGTCTATACCAATGGTGCAAGAAAATTTCTAAAAGATTCGTTGGGGCAAAAATATATCAACCCTGCCCGTCAAGCAATGTTAGTTACGGGATTTGTTACCGGCTTTGGTAAACGATTAAAATGGCCCGACGATTATTTCTCTTTATATCTGGAAGCCAACTACGCTTATTATGATCTGCGAAACTACACCGGAGCATTTATTTTTTCAAACGGTTATACCAATAATGTAAATTTTACCATCAATTTGACAAGAAATTCAACGGACCAACCCATTTATCCAAAAACCGGTTCGATGATAAATTTGTCGTTTAATTTTACTCCACCCTATTCTTACTTCAGGCAAGACGTCAATTATGGCGATTTGCCATTGAACAAAAGGTTCCATATGCTTGAGTATCATAAATGGAAAATTCAAGGAAATTGGTATGTGCCATTGGCCGGAAAATTAGTTCTGAGAACATTTACCGGTTGGGGATTTTTGGGTTATTATACAAAAAGTATTGGCATTGCTCCATTTGAAAGATTTTATATGGGAGGAAGCGGATTAACCAATTTTCAATTGGACGGACGTGAGATAATTGCATTGAGAGGCTACGAAGACGGCGCTTTGTCTCCAAGAACAGGAGCGTCTATAGCCACCAAATATACTGCCGAATTAAGATATCCTCTTTCTACCAATCCCAATGCAACCATTTTTGTATTGAGTTTTGCTGAAGCAGGTAATTCCTGGACACGGTTTAAATATTTCAATCCTTTTCAGGTTTATCGTTCGGCAGGAATGGGAATTAGAATTTTTATGCCTATGTTTGGATTGTTAGGGTTGGATTGGGGCTACAGGTTCGATTCGGTGCCGGGAGTACATACTTCACAAAGTGCCCGAGGACAATTGCACTTCATGATTGGTACCAGTTTGAATGGTTGGTAA